DNA from Granulicella cerasi:
CACGGAAGGTGAAGGCTTCGACCGCAGCTTCGAACTTCCTGGCGGGCAGGAGGAGTTGATCGCTGCGGTGAGCGCGCTCAACAAGAAGACAACCGTCGCCATCAACGCAGGCGGCGGCGTTGCGATGACGCCGTGGATTGAGAGCGTCCCTGCGGTGCTGCATCTCTGGTACGGTGGCGAAGAAGGTGCCCCTGCGCTGGCTGAGATTCTCAGCGGCAAGCAGTCGCCCGAGGGTCATCTTCCCATCAGCATTGAACATAGCTTCGCCGAGAACCCGGCCCATGACAGCTACTTCCCCGGTGCCGGATCGACGCCGACGCAGCCGCGTATCACTCTCAGCGAAGGCGTCATGCTCGGCTATCGCGCCTACGCGACCAGCGGGGTGAAGCCGCTCTTCCCCTTCGGCTTCGGACTCTCCTACACGAGCTTTACCTTCGCGCACTTGCACGTCGACAAGACTCCGCAGGGCGTGCAGGTCAGTGTTGATGTCAAGAACACCGGCACACACTCCGGCGGCGAAGCCGTGCAGGTTTACGTCAGCGATCCGAGCGCTTCGATCAAGCGTCCTGCACTTGAGTTGAAGGCGTTCCGCAAGGTACACCTTGATCCCAGGGAAGCGCAGCATCTGCAGTTCACGCTCGACCGCAGCGCCTTCGCTTACTGGAGCGAGCAGCGCCATGGTTGGCAGGTCGATCCCGGCAATTTCGTCATCTCCGTCGGCGATAACAGCGAGAACCTCCCCCTGACGGCAGAGCTCACGATTGAGGCGAGCGCGCAAGCTGCAGAAGCGACTCCCGCGCCTGCAAGCGCGCGCCCCGCGAACAACTTCGCTCCTGCCTACAACGGCACCAAGGAGTACAGCCTGGAAATCCAGGCGACGAAGATCGATCACTCAAACAGCCGCAACGAGTGGATGCCGCCGAAGAGCTATAAGACCCGCGTGATGGAACAACTCGCAGGCTTCCAGCCCTCGAAGATTCCGCTCGACAAGTGGGGCGGACGCATGGACGTTCACGCGACGCCTACTGGCTTCTTCTACACGAAGAAGATCGGCGACCGCTGGTACGCTATCGACCCCGAAGGCAACGCCTACTTCCACCAGGCCGTCGTGAACATTGGCCCGAACCCCGGTCCCGCCGCGACTGCAGCCATGCAGCGCGACTTCAATGGCGACAAGAAGGTCTGGATGGCGCGCACTCATGCGTATCTTCAGAGCCTCGGTATCAATGGCGCAGGAGCGTGGTCCAACACCGATCTCATTCGCAATTCGCCGCTACAGGCAGCGCATCCGATCGCTTACACCGTGATCCTTGATGTGATGAGCAGCTACGGAAAGAACCGCGGAGGCATGCACGCTGATATCGGGCACGCTGGCTATCTCAACGACGTGATCTTCGCCTTCGATCCTGAGTTTGAAAAGTACGCGGACAACTACATCAAGCAGCAGGTCTCGCAGTACAAGAACGACCCCGCTGTCTTCGGATACTTCTCCGACAACGAAATGCCGGTGCGTCGCACGAACCTGGAGCACTATCTGGATCTTCCGCACAACGAAGCCGGATACCAGTTCGCCAAAAAGTTCATGGATGACCATCACGCTAAGGGCATCACCGATGAACTCTCGGAAGAGTTCCTGGCCGTCGAGATCGATCATTACGCATCGGTCGTCTCCGCAGCGCTGAAGAAATACGATCCGAACCACATGTACATCGGCTGCCGCTATACGGGACAGACCGAGCAGGCGCCCGAGGCCTTTGCCGCACTCGGTAAGTATGCCGACGCCATTTCGGTCAACTACTACAACGCCTGGACACCGGACTTCGAGCTGATGCGCTCGTGGGAAGAAGCCGCGCACAAGCCCATCATGATCACCGAGTGGTACACCAAGGGGCGCGACTCCGGTATGCCGAACAAGACCGGCGCGGGCTGGCTGGTTGCGACGCAGGCGCAGCGCGGTGCGTTCTACCAGAACTTCGCGCTCGCTCTCATCGAGTCAAAGATCGTGATCGGTTGGCACTGGTTCAAGTATCAGGACAATGATCCGAACGACCCAAAGGCTGAGGCCTCCAACAAAGACTCCAACAAGGGCATCGTCAATATCCAGTTCCAGCCCTATCAGCCGTTGACCGATCGCATCCGTCAACTCAACCCCAATGCATACGCGCTGGCCGACTATTTTGACCATCGCACTAAGCCTTAGTATGGTTCTCCTGAACTCATGAAGAGCCTTCGATACGTCTCGCTATCGCTCGTCCTGGGCACCTCATTCGCGGCCCACGCGCAGTTGTCCGAGGACCACAACTTCCGCAAGGATGTAGCGGTCGTTTATGCCCAGGGCGTGCATGGTCCACTACTCGCCGACGCCTACGTGCCGAATGGTAAAGGCCCGTTTCCGGGAGTGCTCTTCATTCATGGCGGCGGCTGGAAGACTGGCGATCGGAACCAGATGAACAAGCTGATCCGGGACACGACGAATGCAGGCTTCTCGAGCTTCACCATCGAGTACGACATGGACCCTGTGCTCTTTCCGCATTCGCTGAACGAGTCGCTTGCGGCGCTCGAGTACTTCCGCAGCCATGCGAAAGAGTTCAAGCTCGACCCCACTCGAATAGCCGTCGCGGGAAGCTCCGCAGGAGGGGAGCTCGCTGCTCTGGTGGCGCTCTCTCCGCAGCCTCGCGCGGTCGACGGCCAACCTGCAGGCGCGCCGATCGCGCCAGTGCAGGCCGCGGTGATTCTCAATGGCGTGCTCGACCTTCGAGCGCTTGGGGACAAGAGCGGCATGGTGACCGAGTATCTCGGCGGCCACTGCACCGAGAAACCGGAGGCCTGCAAGGACGCGTCCCCCGTCGAACACGTACATGCTGGCGCGCCGCCTTTCTATGTAGGCCACGGAACGGCAGATCAAACGGTCCCGTACTCGCAAGCGGAGGCCTTTACAGCAGCGCTCTATGCGGCGAAGGTGCCCGTGCAATTCTACGGCGCGCAGAATGGTCCGCACACCTACTGGATGAGGCCAGAGTTCTACGCTGGCAATACGACGTCGATCCTTCAGTTCCTGCAAACCGCGTTGAAGAGCACAACGAAGTAGTCGCGCAGCCAACGTCGTTGGCAATCCGCTATCATTTGTCTCACTCTCGTGCGATGGCTGGCGACAACTCGACTGTGTACGACCGCACTTCTCATCGGCCTCGCCACATCACGGCCTCTTAGCGGGCAGAGCCATCCATCCTCGCTGACGAAGTTGCCTGATGAGCCGAACGCGGTGGTCCTCAAGGCTGCAACCTTCGACCAGGGCGACGCGAGCGACGCACTGCAAGCAGCCATCGACCGCGTACAACACACGACTCGACGCGGCGTCGTCTTCATCCCTTCCGGGCACTACAGGATTACCCATACCATCGCCATCTGGTCTGGCATCCGACTTGTGGGCTACGGAACGACTCGCCCGCTGCTGGAACTGCCGCCGAACACAGACGGCTTCCACGACACGACGCGGCGCTACCTGCTACAGTTCTCCGGCGAGCGTCCCGAGAGTTCAACGGCTGCGCCTCCCAATGCGAACTCGAGTACCTTCCACAGCGGGATGATGAACGTCGACATCGTTCTCGGCGACGGCAATCCAGATGCGGTGGCCATCCGCTTTCACGTCGCGCAGCATGGTCTGCTTTCGCACGTTGACGTGGACGCCGGTAACTCTTTCGCCGCGCTGGAAGATGCAGGCGGAACACTCACCGACGTCTCCTTTCACCGCGGACACTTCGGCATCTTCACGCATCAGACTTCGCCCGGTTGGCCATTCCTCGTGATGGACTCCTCTTTCGCAGAGCAGACCGAAGCGGCCGTCCGGCTCTACGAAGTCCAGGGCATCTTCGTGCGCGATCGCATCGAGAAAACACCTGTCGCTTTCTGGCTGGAGTCCTCCAAGCCGGTCTCGCTTTCAGCGGATTCTCTTACGCTACGCAACATCAGTTTCGCGGCGCTCCGCCCCACAGGAAGCACCGCAGAGAACCTCTCGCTTGCACTTCGCAACATCGATGCAGACGATGTTCCGGTCTTCGCTCTGCAGCCCAAGGCTGCGGAGCACGATGGCTTGCTCGAGCGCAAAGCTGTGGCACGGCTCTACCGCGTGGAGCGCTTCAACGCGGGGATTCACGTGCGCAGTCAGTCACAGCCTGACTCGATCGTCGAGCAAACGTGGGAAGCTCATGTCCTTTCAGCTCCGCCTTCGCCGAAGAAGTCCACGGTGCCCGCCCTTCCAGCGGACTCGACATGGGTGAGCGTACGAACCTTTGGCGCTGCAGGCGATGGCAGCACCGACGACACCGCCGCATTGCAACGCGCCATCGACTCCGGCAAACCGCTGTATCTCCCACGCGGGCGATACCGCATTGACCGTCCGCTACAGCTTCGCCGCGATAGCGTCCTCATCGGCTTGAACCCTATCACCAGCGTCATCGTCCTGAACGACAGCGCCACCGCCTTCACAGGCCCGACAACTCGTGCGATGGTCGAGACCACGCGCGGATGCTCCAACATCCTGAGCGGGGTTGGCCTGGAGACCGGTGGATTGATCGCCTCCGCCGCAGCTCTGCTCTGGCGTTGCGGTGAGCAATCGCTGGTAGACGATTTGCGCATCCTCGGCGGACACGGCACAGCTCTGCCCGACGGAAGCTATCGCGCAACGTACAACGAAAAGCACACGGCCGATCCGGATCCGCGTCGCGAGTGGAACCGCGAACCCGCCAGCATCCTCGTCCGCGGCGGAGGCGGAACCTTCCGTAACATCTGGAGTCCAAACACGTACGCAAAGTCCGCGCTGGATGTTGCCGACTCCCGCTTGCCCACGCAGGTATACATGCTCTCCGCAGAGCACCACCTGGAGCACGAGGTCGTGCTCCACAACGTATCCCGCTGGAGTTTTGTTGGCCTGCAAACGGAGTCAGAGCGCGCCGATGGCGCACACGCTCTTCCACTTCTCATTACGGATGGACGCGATCTTCGCTTCGACACCGCGATCTTCTATCGCGTTTCGAGAAGCACCGCCAGCGCTCCTACCGCTGTGCAGTTGAACGGCTGTGATCGCTGCAGCTTCTTCAACATCTCGAACGCGAGTGGATCGCCATACCCCTTCGACGCGACCATCGTAACGGCGCGGCCGAAGGACGTCATCGCGAGCCACCGGTTCAACTGGTGGCAGACGCCTTAGCGTCGCTTGCGCTTCGTCGGCTTCTTGCGGTCAAAGCCAGCGTTGTCGGAGAACTGCCACACCAATCCCGCGCTCACCGTCTGCGGCGCATACTGCTGGAAGTTGTAGTTCAACTGCGTCCAGCTATAGTCCACCACCGCGTCGAGATGGGACCGCAGACGCTTTTGCACGCCGCCATTGAATCCATAGAGGCTATCAGTCGTATGGATGTTTGCGGGCGCGCTGAAACGCCCGATTCCCACCTGAAAGCCTGCATAAGGCGTGATGGCTCCGCGCAACGGAAACGCCACGCGCGGCCCGATCGAAATGGAAGTGAGGCTGGTGCCGTTGTGCCATCCGCCGCGCGCCTGCACGTCGCCAAGAAAGAGCGCACGACGGCCAAGCGAAGTGATCTGCATATTCACGCCAACCGTACCACCATAGAGCCATTCCAAAGGCGCATTGCTGCCTAGGCGGCCTGCAGAAAACTCGCCGTAGACCGACGCCTGTCCCCAGGCGTGACCGCTGAACAAAATCATTGCGGCGGCAAGCGCGCCTGTTATCCATTGCCTCATATGCTGTGAACTTCCCTTCGCGTAGACCGATCTGCCTGAATCCTGAGCAGACACACCATAAACGCATATTCAAGCGGTTGTCTAGATACTTTTCACGCGAATGAAAGGATGCAGCGGGAAGCCCACCCAGACCTCAACTACTCCGCACAGAGCGATGCGTCAATAGACACATGACCTATTCCGCATTTCTTATCTCGGATGGAATAAATAGAGGAAACGCCGTCCAAACCACGAACGATCCCTTGTGGGTTCCCCTGTGACATAACTGCTGCAAGACTGTCGCATTCACTCTGGCATATATTCCATGCCGCGCTATATAGTCTTCGTCAGGTTCGCAGCCGCACGGCGTTTGCAAGCTCGCCAGCGCCGCGAGCATGAAGGAAGAGAAAGACCGAAGCATGAAAATCACCGCCGCGAAACTCATCATCACCTCGCCCGATCGCAACTTCGTCACGCTCAAGATCGAAACCGATGAAGGCATTTATGGCCTCGGCGACGCCACGCTGAACGGTCGCGAACTCGCAGTCGCCAGCTACCTCAGCGAGCACGTCATTCCCTGCCTCATCGGCCGCGACCCGTTCGACATCGAAGACATCTGGCAGTATCTCTATCGCGGCGCCTACTGGCGTCGCGGCCCCGTGACGATGAGCGCAATCGCCGCCGTCGATGTGGCTCTGTGGGACATCAAAGGCAAGGCTCTGAACACGCCGGTGTACAACCTGCTCGGCGGCCGCAGTCGTCAGGGCGTGCTGGTCTACACGCATGCCAACGGCGCAGACATCGAGCAGGCGCTCGACTCTGTACGCGAGCATATGGAAGAAGGCTATCTCGCGGTGCGCGCGCAGGCGGGTGTCCCCGGAGTCGCCAGCAGCTACGGCGTACCGAAGCCCGGTAAAGCCTATGAGCCCGCGGAGCGTGGCCTGCCGGGCGAAAGCCTCTGGTCCACCGAGCGCTATCTCAACTTCGCACCGAAGCTCTTCGAGCGCCTGCGCTCCGAGCTGGGTCCGGACGTTCATCTACTGCACGATGTTCACCATCGCCTGACGCCGATCGAAGCGGCGCGTCTCGGCAAAGCACTTGAGCCTTACCACCTTTTCTGGATGGAAGACCCCTGCCCAGCCGAGCTCCAGGAAGGCTTCGAGCTCATCCGCAAACACACGACGACTCCGATCGCCACCGGCGAAGTCTTCAACTCCGTGTGGGATGCGCATGACCTCATCCGCAATCAGCTCATCGATTACATCCGCATGACCATCGTGCACGGCGGAGGCATCACGCACGCGAAGAAGACGGCTGACTTCGCCGCGATGTATCACGTGCGCACCGGCTTCCACGGCGCTACCGATCTTTCGCCGATTACGATGGCGGCTGCACTGCACTTCGGCACAGCTATCCACAACTTCGGCATCCAGGAGCACATGCACCACACTGCGCTCACGGACGAAGTCTTCCCGCATCACTACAGCTTTGAGAACGGCTACATGACGCCGGGTGATGCTCCCGGGCTCGGCGTAGACATCGATGAAGTGCTCGCGGCGAAGTATCCGTATCAGCGCGCCTATCTTCCCATCGCACGCAAGCTCGATGGCACCCTGACGGACTGGTAAGTTGAGCGCATCCATGACCCCTTCTCGTCTCGACATGATCGCGCTTGGCGAAGTGATGTTGCGCTTCGATCCGGGTGAACGCCGCATCTCCACCACGCGCAGTTTTGAGGTGTGGGAGGGCGGCGGCGAGTACAACGTCGCTCGCGGCCTGCGACGCTGCTTCGGCCTGCGCACGGGCATCGTCACCGCGCTCGTGGACAATCCGACAGGTCGTCTGGTTGAAGATCTCATGCTGCAGGGTGGTGTTGATACGAGTGCCATCCAGTGGCAGGAGTTCGACGGCATCGGGCGCGAAGCGCGCAACGGTGTTTACTTCCTCGAGCGTGGCTACGGCGTCCGTCGCGGTATGGGCATGATGGACCGCGGGCATACGGCGATCTCGCAAATGAAGCCAGGCGATATCGACTGGGACGCCCTCTTCTCCCACGGCGTGCACTGGTTTCACACCGGCGGCATCATGGCCGCGCTCAGCGAATCCACCACAGAGGTTGTGCGTGAAGCGATGCA
Protein-coding regions in this window:
- a CDS encoding beta-glucosidase; its protein translation is MRIALRTTIAALLPLCLLAAPTLRAQAVAKPNDEALEARVTQLLAKLTPEQKLELLGGVNGFYTHAEPSIGLPALRMADGPMGIRNPGPSTAYPAGIALAATFDAELAFAEGSALGRDAKSRGVHFLLGPGVNIYRAPLNGRNFEYFGEDPFLASRLAVGYIQGVQSQGVAATVKHFALNNEEYDRHRINAVVDERTLHEIYLPAFEAAVKEAHVAAIMNSYNLVNGEHATQSNFLNNQLAKHDWKFDGIIMSDWNSTYDGVAAANAGLDLEMPSAKFMSPANLNGKVSQEIIDDKVRRLLRVAVKMGWLDHEQASSAPADDPASRAVAHRAALESVVMLKNRDALLPLDPASICTLAVIGPHANEAQVGGGGSSLVKPTAALSLVEALRATFPAHDHCPGVQYEAGVPDSKEVFASTSFVHGVRLEQFTSKDESGTARSSSAEHLVPLAKQEKGSPIHSVHYVADFKPSTPGKQLVVLQAGYQDDLTLIANGKELLRVRAPEGHTVLSAIVDLDANATLHLDLTGQVTQGPDGIGLGVTSLKTLVSKSATALAAKADAVLLNVGFDASTEGEGFDRSFELPGGQEELIAAVSALNKKTTVAINAGGGVAMTPWIESVPAVLHLWYGGEEGAPALAEILSGKQSPEGHLPISIEHSFAENPAHDSYFPGAGSTPTQPRITLSEGVMLGYRAYATSGVKPLFPFGFGLSYTSFTFAHLHVDKTPQGVQVSVDVKNTGTHSGGEAVQVYVSDPSASIKRPALELKAFRKVHLDPREAQHLQFTLDRSAFAYWSEQRHGWQVDPGNFVISVGDNSENLPLTAELTIEASAQAAEATPAPASARPANNFAPAYNGTKEYSLEIQATKIDHSNSRNEWMPPKSYKTRVMEQLAGFQPSKIPLDKWGGRMDVHATPTGFFYTKKIGDRWYAIDPEGNAYFHQAVVNIGPNPGPAATAAMQRDFNGDKKVWMARTHAYLQSLGINGAGAWSNTDLIRNSPLQAAHPIAYTVILDVMSSYGKNRGGMHADIGHAGYLNDVIFAFDPEFEKYADNYIKQQVSQYKNDPAVFGYFSDNEMPVRRTNLEHYLDLPHNEAGYQFAKKFMDDHHAKGITDELSEEFLAVEIDHYASVVSAALKKYDPNHMYIGCRYTGQTEQAPEAFAALGKYADAISVNYYNAWTPDFELMRSWEEAAHKPIMITEWYTKGRDSGMPNKTGAGWLVATQAQRGAFYQNFALALIESKIVIGWHWFKYQDNDPNDPKAEASNKDSNKGIVNIQFQPYQPLTDRIRQLNPNAYALADYFDHRTKP
- the manD gene encoding D-mannonate dehydratase ManD codes for the protein MKITAAKLIITSPDRNFVTLKIETDEGIYGLGDATLNGRELAVASYLSEHVIPCLIGRDPFDIEDIWQYLYRGAYWRRGPVTMSAIAAVDVALWDIKGKALNTPVYNLLGGRSRQGVLVYTHANGADIEQALDSVREHMEEGYLAVRAQAGVPGVASSYGVPKPGKAYEPAERGLPGESLWSTERYLNFAPKLFERLRSELGPDVHLLHDVHHRLTPIEAARLGKALEPYHLFWMEDPCPAELQEGFELIRKHTTTPIATGEVFNSVWDAHDLIRNQLIDYIRMTIVHGGGITHAKKTADFAAMYHVRTGFHGATDLSPITMAAALHFGTAIHNFGIQEHMHHTALTDEVFPHHYSFENGYMTPGDAPGLGVDIDEVLAAKYPYQRAYLPIARKLDGTLTDW
- a CDS encoding alpha/beta hydrolase, with translation MKSLRYVSLSLVLGTSFAAHAQLSEDHNFRKDVAVVYAQGVHGPLLADAYVPNGKGPFPGVLFIHGGGWKTGDRNQMNKLIRDTTNAGFSSFTIEYDMDPVLFPHSLNESLAALEYFRSHAKEFKLDPTRIAVAGSSAGGELAALVALSPQPRAVDGQPAGAPIAPVQAAVILNGVLDLRALGDKSGMVTEYLGGHCTEKPEACKDASPVEHVHAGAPPFYVGHGTADQTVPYSQAEAFTAALYAAKVPVQFYGAQNGPHTYWMRPEFYAGNTTSILQFLQTALKSTTK
- a CDS encoding glycoside hydrolase family 55 protein; the protein is MPDEPNAVVLKAATFDQGDASDALQAAIDRVQHTTRRGVVFIPSGHYRITHTIAIWSGIRLVGYGTTRPLLELPPNTDGFHDTTRRYLLQFSGERPESSTAAPPNANSSTFHSGMMNVDIVLGDGNPDAVAIRFHVAQHGLLSHVDVDAGNSFAALEDAGGTLTDVSFHRGHFGIFTHQTSPGWPFLVMDSSFAEQTEAAVRLYEVQGIFVRDRIEKTPVAFWLESSKPVSLSADSLTLRNISFAALRPTGSTAENLSLALRNIDADDVPVFALQPKAAEHDGLLERKAVARLYRVERFNAGIHVRSQSQPDSIVEQTWEAHVLSAPPSPKKSTVPALPADSTWVSVRTFGAAGDGSTDDTAALQRAIDSGKPLYLPRGRYRIDRPLQLRRDSVLIGLNPITSVIVLNDSATAFTGPTTRAMVETTRGCSNILSGVGLETGGLIASAAALLWRCGEQSLVDDLRILGGHGTALPDGSYRATYNEKHTADPDPRREWNREPASILVRGGGGTFRNIWSPNTYAKSALDVADSRLPTQVYMLSAEHHLEHEVVLHNVSRWSFVGLQTESERADGAHALPLLITDGRDLRFDTAIFYRVSRSTASAPTAVQLNGCDRCSFFNISNASGSPYPFDATIVTARPKDVIASHRFNWWQTP
- a CDS encoding porin family protein, producing the protein MILFSGHAWGQASVYGEFSAGRLGSNAPLEWLYGGTVGVNMQITSLGRRALFLGDVQARGGWHNGTSLTSISIGPRVAFPLRGAITPYAGFQVGIGRFSAPANIHTTDSLYGFNGGVQKRLRSHLDAVVDYSWTQLNYNFQQYAPQTVSAGLVWQFSDNAGFDRKKPTKRKRR